One Ahaetulla prasina isolate Xishuangbanna chromosome 1, ASM2864084v1, whole genome shotgun sequence DNA window includes the following coding sequences:
- the EZR gene encoding ezrin has translation MPKPVNVRVTTMDAELEFAIQPNTTGKQLFDQVVKTIGLREVWYFGLQYMDNKGFPTWLKLEKKVSAQEIKKENPLQFKFRAKFFPEDVSVELIQDITQKLFFLQVKEGILSDEIYCPPETAVLLGSYAVQSKFGDYNKELHKAGYLSSERLVPQRVMDQHKLSREQWEERIQVWHAEHGGMLKENAMLEYLKIAQDLEMYGINYFEIKNKKGTDLWLGVDALGLNIYEKEDKLTPKIGFPWSEIRNISFNDKKFVIKPIDKKSPDFIFYAPRLRINKRILQLCMGNHELYMRRRKPDTIEVQQMKAQAREEKHQKELEREMLENEKKRRETIEKEKEQMLREKEELMMRLQEYEVKTQKAEKELSDQIEKARQLEDERTRAQVEAERLENERLMALRAKEELERQAVDQMKSQEQLATELAEYTAKIALLEEARKRKESEVEEWQHRAKEAQDDLVKTKEELHLVMTAPPPPPPPVYEPVNYHVHDNLQDEGTESSGYSAEFSSEGILNDRNEEKRITEAEKNERVQRQLKTLTDELAQARDEEMKTPNDLIHTENMRQGRDKYKTLRQIRQGNTKQRIDEFEAM, from the exons GTCAATGTTCGAGTTACCACCATGGATGCAGAACTGGAGTTTGCCATCCAGCCTAACACTACAGGGAAGCAGCTGTTTGATCAG GTGGTGAAGACTATAGGTTTGCGGGAAGTATGGTACTTTGGTCTTCAGTATATGGATAATAAAGGCTTCCCAACCTGGCTGAAGCTAGAGAAAAAG GTCTCTGCTCAAGAAATCAAGAAAGAGAACCCTCTCCAGTTCAAATTTCGGGCCAAGTTTTTTCCTGAGGATGTGTCTGTAGAGTTGATCCAGGATATCACGCAGAAACTGTTCTTCTTGCAAGTGAAAGAAGGAATTCTTAGCGATGAGATCTATTGCCCACCTGAAACTGCTGTCCTTCTTGGATCTTACGCTGTGCAATCCAAATTTGGAGATTATAATAAAGAACTGCACAAGGCTGGATATCTCAGTTCTGAACGCCTGGTCCCCCAGCG AGTAATGGATCAACATAAACTATCTAGAGAACAATGGGAAGAAAGAATTCAAGTATGGCATGCTGAACATGGTGGAATGCTTAA AGAAAATGCCATGCTGGAATATTTGAAGATTGCTCAGGATCTCGAAATGTATGGAATCaactattttgaaataaaaaataagaaaggaacAGACCTTTGGTTGGGAGTAGATGCACTTGGGCTCAACATTTATGAAAAGGAAGACAA GTTAACCCCTAAAATTGGCTTCCCTTGGAGTGAAATTCGAAACATATCTTTCAATGATAAGAAGTTTGTTATAAAACCGATTGACAAGAAATCACCT GACTTTATATTTTATGCTCCTCGCCTAAGAATCAACAAGAGAATTCTGCAGCTGTGCATGGGAAATCATGAGCTGTATATGCGCCGTAGGAAACCTGATACCATTGAGGTCCAGCAAATGAAAGCCCAGGCCCGTGAAGAGAAGCACCAGAAAGAGCTAGAAAG AGAGATGTTGGAAaatgagaagaagagaagagaaacaattgagaaggaaaaagagcagatgctgagagagaaagaagagctgATGATGAGGCTGCAGGAGTATGAAGTGAAGACACAGAAAGCAGAAAAAG AGCTCTCAGACCAGATCGAAAAAGCCAGGCAACTGGAGGATGAAAGAACAAGGGCCCAGGTGGAAGCAGAGCGTCTGGAGAATGAGCGTTTGATGGCTCTGAGAGCTAAGGAAGAGCTGGAGAGGCAGGCGGTTGACCAGATGAAGAGTCAGGAGCAGCTG GCTACAGAACTTGCAGAATACACAGCCAAGATTGCTCTTCTTGAAGAGGCAAGAAAGCGTAAAGAGTCTGAGGTTGAAGAATGGCAGCACAGG GCTAAAGAAGCCCAAGATGATCTGGTGAAAACAAAGGAAGAATTACACCTGGTAATgacggctcctcctcctccaccaccacctgtATATGAACCAGTGAACTATCACGTCCATGATAATCTTCAAGATGAAGGAACCGAGTCCTCTGGCTACAGTGCAGAATTCTCAAGTGAAGGCATACTGAACGATCGTAATGAAGAAAAGCGAATTACTGAAGCCGAAAAGAATGAGCGTGTCCAAAGACAGCTGAAG ACACTGACCGATGAACTAGCTCAGGCCAGAGATGAAGAGATGAAGACTCCAAATGACCTCATCCACACAGAGAACATGCGGCAAGGCCGAGACAAGTACAAGACACTGAGACAGATACGACAAGGGAACACCAAGCAGAGAATTGATGAATTTGAAGCTATGTAA